The Gemmata palustris genome includes a region encoding these proteins:
- a CDS encoding cytochrome P450, whose product MLARLHRTINDHKHARLKHIPGPTPRFPFGTAPAFFGRWPWELCAEYGHRYGGITLVWLFNKPAVVLNDPHLIGEVLDTRAAEFYKGAPVDALKPVITRPSLFITNFGRGWEEARRDNPLSTIPLDEWLSRQVEPLRAVVAETVGRWAGRSHEPVDLYWDVQRLVFDVFARAFWGRVFPPNRFHWFRTLARTGTGRMALPKQVFPLHPFFHSARENWYGTFTRAVAEARANPDPAAPDLLNCVLARGTSLSDAALAEALATNFFGGVFSCSSTVNTTLYLLAKHAEEGAKVARAVRDELPDGFDRAALDAVRPLEFAIRESMRYYPAVPIYFRNTARGREVKLGSHVLPPDTLIFISNWYLHKFAPHWAEPERFAPERWDNGGAEANPYGSGHFFPFGRGPRACVGAAFGQFVHRLVLATIYRESEPDVDVSRPYQQSFFFAVMMPKGMRARFRPRAPVTAS is encoded by the coding sequence ATGCTCGCCCGATTGCACCGCACGATCAACGACCACAAGCACGCGCGCCTGAAACACATTCCCGGGCCGACCCCGCGGTTCCCGTTCGGGACCGCGCCCGCGTTCTTCGGGCGGTGGCCGTGGGAGCTGTGCGCGGAGTACGGGCACCGGTACGGCGGGATCACCCTGGTCTGGCTGTTCAACAAACCGGCGGTCGTACTCAACGACCCGCACCTGATCGGCGAGGTGCTCGACACGCGCGCCGCGGAGTTCTACAAGGGCGCGCCCGTCGACGCGCTCAAACCGGTCATCACGCGGCCCAGCCTGTTCATCACCAACTTCGGGCGCGGGTGGGAAGAGGCGCGGCGCGACAACCCGCTCTCCACGATCCCACTCGACGAATGGCTCTCCCGACAGGTCGAACCGCTCCGCGCGGTGGTCGCTGAAACGGTGGGGCGGTGGGCCGGCCGGTCGCACGAACCGGTCGATCTGTATTGGGACGTGCAGCGCCTGGTGTTCGATGTGTTCGCGCGGGCGTTCTGGGGGCGCGTCTTCCCGCCGAACCGGTTCCACTGGTTCCGGACCCTGGCCCGCACCGGTACGGGTCGGATGGCCCTCCCGAAGCAGGTCTTTCCGCTCCACCCGTTCTTCCACTCGGCCCGCGAGAACTGGTACGGCACGTTCACGCGGGCCGTCGCAGAGGCGCGCGCGAACCCGGACCCGGCCGCACCCGACTTGCTCAACTGCGTGCTCGCGCGGGGTACGTCGCTATCGGACGCGGCCCTCGCGGAAGCGCTCGCGACGAACTTCTTCGGCGGGGTGTTCTCGTGTAGCAGCACGGTCAACACCACCCTGTACCTTCTCGCGAAACACGCGGAGGAAGGGGCCAAGGTCGCGCGGGCGGTGCGGGACGAACTGCCCGACGGGTTCGACCGCGCCGCGCTCGATGCGGTCCGGCCGCTCGAGTTCGCGATCCGCGAGTCGATGCGGTACTACCCGGCGGTGCCGATCTACTTCCGCAACACGGCGCGCGGGCGCGAGGTGAAACTCGGTTCGCACGTGCTCCCGCCCGACACGCTGATCTTCATCTCCAACTGGTACCTCCACAAGTTTGCGCCGCACTGGGCGGAACCGGAGCGGTTCGCGCCGGAGCGCTGGGACAACGGCGGCGCGGAGGCGAACCCGTATGGCAGCGGGCACTTTTTCCCGTTCGGGCGCGGGCCGCGCGCGTGCGTCGGGGCCGCGTTCGGACAGTTCGTTCACCGACTCGTGCTCGCGACGATCTACCGCGAGAGCGAGCCGGACGTGGACGTCTCCCGGCCGTACCAGCAGTCGTTTTTCTTCGCGGTGATGATGCCCAAGGGCATGAGGGCGCGGTTCCGGCCGCGGGCACCGGTCACAGCGTCTTGA
- a CDS encoding di-heme-cytochrome C peroxidase, with protein MIRFALALTLLAPVAVRARGADPIYLDQGWSGDERAAYYALPQGSEVMPYSWFLALEQPWAEKPFRDDAHIESFRYIPAAVNKFNPDGLPVGFTKGRGKDGKDWFGLTCAACHTGQFTYKGKTVRVDGGTALADALGFQSTLVTAVKATLAQPAKFDRFARRVLGEKHTPERAKVLATELREQLRVMADWEATSRPSHPGGYGVWDALGVLLNTITGTAPGTPDNYRVPSTPVSYPSIWSTNRYDRLLWNASVESVTLRQVGEVIIVFGRARATAGPDGKLTFESSADLNTLAKVYDYTSMLTPPAWPEDVLGKIDRDLAKRGEKIYQDQKCATCHPLAPYPTVEAKAGGRKLIKTTATPLKEVGTDPLYAEYFTRRTAVPGALAPVFKGTMFEGQQEVPAAIQFLATLTRITEADLDRAAKTPADRARLLGDRPLPQLPKTPAELQQLVSALHAYKATPLTGVWSTAPYLHNGSVANLYELLLPPEKRMKSFYLGHREFDPKHVGHRTGPFEHGYKYDTALPGYSNRGHEYGTGLADGDRWALVEYLKTL; from the coding sequence ATGATCCGGTTCGCACTGGCGCTGACACTCCTCGCTCCGGTGGCCGTTCGCGCGCGCGGGGCGGACCCGATCTACCTCGACCAGGGGTGGAGCGGCGACGAGCGCGCGGCGTACTACGCACTGCCGCAGGGTTCGGAGGTGATGCCGTACTCTTGGTTCCTCGCGCTCGAACAGCCGTGGGCCGAGAAGCCGTTCCGCGATGACGCCCACATCGAATCGTTCCGCTACATCCCGGCCGCAGTGAACAAGTTCAACCCTGATGGGCTGCCGGTCGGGTTCACCAAGGGGCGCGGGAAGGACGGAAAGGACTGGTTCGGGCTGACGTGCGCGGCGTGCCACACCGGGCAGTTCACTTATAAGGGCAAGACGGTGCGGGTCGACGGCGGAACCGCACTCGCCGACGCCCTCGGGTTCCAGTCCACTTTAGTCACCGCGGTGAAGGCGACCCTCGCACAGCCGGCGAAGTTCGACCGGTTCGCCCGCCGGGTGCTCGGCGAAAAGCACACTCCCGAGCGCGCGAAGGTGCTGGCGACCGAGTTGCGCGAACAGCTCCGGGTGATGGCCGACTGGGAGGCCACCAGTCGGCCATCACACCCCGGTGGGTACGGTGTTTGGGACGCCCTTGGGGTGCTGCTCAACACCATTACCGGCACCGCCCCGGGCACCCCCGACAACTACCGCGTTCCCAGCACCCCGGTCAGTTACCCGAGCATCTGGTCCACGAACCGGTACGACCGACTGCTGTGGAACGCATCGGTCGAGAGCGTCACCCTGAGACAGGTGGGCGAGGTCATCATCGTCTTCGGCCGCGCGCGGGCAACCGCCGGCCCGGACGGAAAATTAACGTTTGAATCCAGCGCGGACCTGAACACGCTCGCGAAGGTGTACGATTACACCTCGATGTTGACGCCACCGGCGTGGCCGGAGGACGTGCTGGGTAAGATCGACCGCGACCTAGCGAAGCGCGGCGAGAAAATCTACCAGGACCAGAAGTGCGCGACGTGCCACCCGCTCGCGCCGTACCCGACTGTGGAAGCGAAGGCCGGCGGCCGAAAGCTCATCAAGACGACCGCGACCCCGTTGAAAGAGGTGGGCACGGACCCGCTCTACGCCGAGTACTTCACGAGACGAACCGCCGTGCCCGGTGCTCTCGCACCCGTATTCAAGGGGACCATGTTTGAAGGGCAGCAAGAAGTGCCGGCAGCGATCCAGTTCCTCGCGACCCTCACGCGGATCACCGAGGCGGACCTCGACCGGGCGGCGAAGACTCCCGCCGACCGCGCGCGATTGCTCGGCGACCGCCCGCTGCCTCAATTGCCCAAGACCCCGGCGGAACTGCAGCAACTGGTGAGCGCCCTACACGCTTACAAGGCCACGCCCCTGACCGGTGTGTGGTCCACGGCCCCGTACCTGCACAACGGGTCGGTGGCGAACCTGTACGAGCTGCTCCTGCCGCCGGAGAAGCGGATGAAGTCGTTTTACCTGGGGCACCGGGAGTTCGATCCCAAGCACGTCGGCCACCGCACCGGGCCGTTCGAGCACGGGTACAAGTACGACACCGCGCTGCCCGGGTACTCGAACCGCGGGCACGAGTACGGGACCGGCCTCGCCGACGGCGATCGCTGGGCGCTGGTCGAGTACCTCAAGACGCTGTGA